From Methylomonas sp. EFPC3, a single genomic window includes:
- a CDS encoding MMPL family transporter has product MMEKWFDSLNEYFAGVPLRAIRFKWAILLTTLALTLFLLFGALTRTSINTAANSFLDRSDPAIVALDKFRRQFGSDDSVFLVYRAKDGDVFSRRSLAALQTLTDDLENWRELGDQVKDAGGQTANLDDLRHIRRVQSLSNIRVQSADGDTLHSNRLVPRQLPESPAEFAAIKAKALAQKDYRLAFYSPDSQYAAVLIQTDFGAIPVKDYVPKVNADGVALDDSFGDVAGGADTLKFDDSAEVQTIQYEKVDNFVYARFVKALKAVYQRYDNDFEFYSVGYPPLMEFVQQVLQQSAGLNLGMILINVVLLWVLFRSFSAVLWPVLIVLFSIVWVTGAVAWAGKSLSTMISLTVMLVFVCCMADCIHVISIYQARRQDGDHHRQALSDAYATAGLPMLITSITNMTGTFSLISSELYPIRVFAAMSTLGVGLAYLFSVVLLPILLDFWHPGVADASVKPGWTRRIANRWLALSAPVRTVCGIGYVSLVMLALGLSVGGYIALISVLTYGVVRGQKRLLTAVPRLASRQFRLSLLLFGVLVAACWYGESQLRIDSNVTELTREGSSIRVVYQTADSKMAGTQNMEIMLDTKTADGILDPKILTRIDLLQQKIAEKYPDQVSRTYSLANLVKDTYRVLNEDRPEFYRIPDSQPMVAQLLYLFNSVNPADRRGIVSDDYSQSHISVNVYSAGSSQYQAFFDEVNREIEQVFGDVKAQFPNLEVTLTGTVPLAMRTQAIIAHSQYDGFLLALGVISVIIFLTLGSVQAGLLSLIPNVIPALFTYGLMGLLDIPLDTDTLLLAPVIIGLAVDDTIHFMTHYRQALIKTRQMAEALRETIEEVGPSILFTGMVLGLGFSIQGFSDYLGTAKMGIFGGLAIFVGILCELFLLPALLVAFKPKFGLKQVDTTVNL; this is encoded by the coding sequence ATGATGGAGAAATGGTTCGACAGCCTGAACGAATATTTTGCCGGTGTCCCGCTAAGGGCAATCCGGTTTAAGTGGGCGATTTTACTGACCACTCTCGCGCTAACCCTGTTTTTGCTATTCGGCGCGCTGACTCGCACCAGCATCAACACCGCCGCCAACAGCTTTCTGGACCGGAGTGACCCGGCCATCGTCGCGCTGGACAAGTTTCGCCGCCAGTTCGGTAGCGACGACTCGGTGTTTTTGGTTTACCGGGCCAAGGACGGCGATGTATTTTCACGGCGTTCTCTGGCCGCGTTGCAAACCTTGACCGACGACTTGGAAAACTGGCGCGAACTCGGCGACCAGGTCAAGGATGCCGGCGGTCAGACCGCAAACTTGGACGACCTGCGCCATATTCGCCGGGTGCAGTCCTTAAGCAATATCCGCGTGCAAAGCGCCGACGGCGACACCCTGCATTCCAACCGCTTGGTGCCGCGGCAATTGCCCGAGAGTCCGGCCGAATTCGCCGCAATCAAAGCCAAGGCGCTGGCGCAAAAAGACTATCGGCTGGCGTTTTACTCGCCGGACAGCCAATACGCAGCGGTGTTGATCCAAACCGATTTCGGCGCCATCCCGGTCAAGGACTACGTGCCCAAGGTCAACGCCGACGGCGTGGCCTTGGACGACAGCTTCGGCGATGTGGCGGGCGGTGCCGACACGCTGAAATTCGACGATAGCGCCGAGGTGCAAACCATCCAGTACGAGAAGGTCGATAACTTTGTTTACGCCCGCTTCGTCAAGGCCTTGAAAGCCGTCTACCAACGCTACGACAACGACTTCGAATTTTATTCGGTCGGTTATCCGCCGCTGATGGAATTCGTGCAGCAAGTGCTGCAACAATCGGCCGGCTTGAATCTGGGCATGATTCTGATCAACGTGGTACTGCTGTGGGTGTTGTTCCGCTCGTTCAGCGCGGTGCTGTGGCCGGTGTTGATCGTGCTGTTCAGCATCGTCTGGGTGACCGGCGCGGTGGCCTGGGCCGGCAAGAGTCTATCGACGATGATCAGTCTGACCGTGATGTTGGTGTTCGTTTGCTGCATGGCCGATTGCATCCACGTCATCAGCATTTACCAAGCGCGCCGTCAGGATGGCGACCATCACCGGCAGGCGCTTTCGGATGCGTACGCCACCGCCGGCTTGCCGATGTTGATTACCAGCATCACCAATATGACCGGTACTTTTTCGCTGATTTCATCCGAGCTTTATCCGATCCGGGTGTTCGCGGCGATGTCCACCTTGGGCGTCGGGCTGGCCTACTTATTTTCGGTGGTGCTGTTGCCTATCCTGTTGGACTTCTGGCATCCGGGCGTGGCCGACGCCTCGGTCAAACCGGGCTGGACGCGGCGTATCGCAAATCGTTGGCTGGCCTTATCCGCGCCGGTTCGCACGGTTTGCGGCATCGGCTACGTCAGCTTGGTCATGCTGGCCTTGGGCCTGAGCGTGGGCGGCTACATCGCGCTGATTTCGGTGTTGACCTACGGCGTGGTACGCGGCCAGAAACGCTTGTTGACAGCCGTGCCGCGCTTGGCCTCGCGGCAATTTCGGCTGTCCTTGCTGTTGTTCGGCGTATTGGTGGCGGCCTGCTGGTACGGCGAAAGCCAATTGCGCATCGACTCCAACGTCACCGAACTGACCAGGGAAGGCAGCAGCATCCGCGTGGTCTATCAGACCGCCGACAGCAAAATGGCCGGCACCCAAAACATGGAAATCATGCTGGACACCAAAACGGCGGACGGCATTCTCGATCCGAAAATCCTGACCCGGATCGACTTGCTGCAACAAAAAATCGCCGAAAAATATCCGGACCAGGTCAGCCGCACCTATTCGCTGGCGAATCTGGTCAAGGACACTTACCGGGTGCTGAACGAAGACCGGCCGGAGTTTTACCGCATCCCGGATTCACAGCCCATGGTGGCGCAATTGTTGTACCTGTTCAACAGCGTCAATCCGGCCGACCGGCGCGGCATCGTCTCGGACGACTACAGCCAGTCGCATATCAGCGTCAATGTCTATAGCGCCGGCTCTTCGCAGTACCAAGCCTTCTTCGACGAAGTGAACCGCGAAATCGAACAAGTGTTCGGCGACGTGAAAGCCCAGTTTCCCAATCTGGAAGTGACTTTGACCGGCACGGTACCGCTGGCGATGCGGACCCAGGCCATCATCGCCCATTCGCAATACGACGGCTTTTTGTTGGCGCTGGGCGTCATCAGCGTGATTATCTTCCTGACGCTGGGTTCGGTGCAGGCCGGTTTGCTGTCCTTGATTCCCAACGTGATTCCGGCCTTGTTCACCTACGGCCTGATGGGCTTGCTGGACATCCCGCTCGACACCGATACCTTGCTGTTGGCGCCGGTCATCATCGGCTTGGCGGTGGACGACACCATCCATTTCATGACCCATTACCGACAGGCGCTGATCAAGACCCGGCAGATGGCCGAAGCCTTGCGGGAAACGATAGAAGAAGTTGGCCCGTCGATACTGTTCACCGGCATGGTGTTGGGCCTGGGTTTTTCGATTCAAGGTTTTTCCGACTACCTCGGCACCGCAAAGATGGGCATCTTCGGCGGTTTGGCGATTTTCGTCGGCATCTTGTGCGAACTGTTTTTGCTGCCGGCCCTGCTGGTGGCCTTCAAACCGAAATTCGGTCTCAAACAGGTCGATACGACCGTCAATTTATGA
- a CDS encoding outer membrane lipoprotein-sorting protein — protein MRNTLANRLILATICAVMAQPAAAEEGGAPDGRAILEKLSDYQRSITDSAFVKSRLSSCQYGIKDNKITCAETPREKLLEAVGINDGKHKKDTKAVTIVLEPAAEKGVGMLNYSYDETGKDNETWLYLSALGKVKRIASGNSDEDSEPASLFGSEFTTEDTETGKLDDYTINVLGEAVEAGRPVWKIETIPNAERARKTRYGRRVMYVDKERYVSLRVELYDKQNKEIKRLLTSKVEEIKGVWTARSQTMMNLVTNRLSNMARSEINSGVNIPEDFLTQRTLTDVAFRETTLAQLRAQVN, from the coding sequence ATGCGTAATACCCTTGCAAATCGGCTGATTCTGGCGACGATCTGCGCCGTCATGGCTCAGCCGGCGGCGGCCGAGGAAGGCGGCGCGCCGGACGGGCGGGCCATATTGGAAAAGCTGTCGGACTATCAGCGCAGCATCACCGACTCGGCCTTCGTCAAATCGCGCTTATCCAGTTGCCAATACGGCATCAAGGACAACAAAATCACCTGCGCCGAGACGCCGCGAGAAAAACTGCTGGAAGCGGTCGGCATCAACGACGGCAAGCACAAAAAAGACACCAAGGCGGTGACCATCGTGCTGGAGCCGGCCGCCGAAAAAGGCGTGGGCATGTTGAATTACAGCTACGACGAAACCGGCAAGGATAACGAAACCTGGCTGTATTTGTCGGCGCTGGGGAAGGTCAAGCGTATCGCCAGCGGCAATTCCGACGAGGATTCCGAACCGGCCTCGCTGTTCGGCTCGGAATTCACCACCGAGGACACCGAAACCGGCAAACTGGACGATTACACGATTAACGTCCTGGGCGAAGCCGTCGAAGCCGGCCGGCCGGTCTGGAAAATCGAAACCATCCCCAATGCCGAGCGCGCCCGCAAGACCCGCTACGGCCGCCGGGTGATGTACGTCGATAAGGAGCGCTACGTGTCGTTGCGGGTCGAGCTGTACGACAAGCAAAACAAGGAAATCAAACGCTTGCTGACGTCCAAGGTCGAGGAAATCAAAGGGGTCTGGACCGCGCGTTCGCAAACCATGATGAATTTGGTCACCAACCGGCTGTCAAATATGGCGCGGAGCGAGATCAACAGCGGCGTCAACATTCCGGAAGACTTTCTGACCCAGCGAACCTTGACCGATGTGGCCTTCCGGGAAACCACCTTGGCACAACTACGGGCTCAAG